The following are encoded in a window of Longimicrobiaceae bacterium genomic DNA:
- a CDS encoding PadR family transcriptional regulator, protein MTDSATLLPGTLDLLILKSVSLGHLHGYGVLLRIEQISGGALQIQQGALYPALYRLEHQGLVEGEWGVSEKNRRAKFYRLTPAGRARLGEEVASWNRLADAIALVLRTTLQEI, encoded by the coding sequence ATGACCGATTCCGCCACACTCCTCCCCGGAACTCTGGACCTCCTGATTCTGAAGTCCGTCTCGCTCGGGCACCTACACGGCTACGGCGTACTGCTGCGCATCGAGCAGATCTCGGGCGGTGCACTGCAGATCCAGCAGGGGGCGCTCTATCCGGCACTCTACCGGCTGGAGCACCAGGGGCTCGTCGAGGGCGAATGGGGGGTCTCCGAGAAGAACCGCCGCGCCAAGTTCTACCGCCTCACCCCCGCCGGTCGCGCGCGTCTCGGCGAGGAAGTCGCGAGCTGGAACCGGTTGGCGGATGCCATCGCTCTGGTGCTGCGCACCACACTGCAGGAGATCTGA